One genomic window of Candidatus Scalindua japonica includes the following:
- a CDS encoding NfeD family protein — protein sequence MKKFINILLSLLLTHFILTVSTRSENITAPTENNSYDDKVSIIPLSGTIDGGIYRSLTRRVEIAKENGSNLIIIEIDTFGGQLEPAFEISEYISNIKNTKTVAFIPTKAISAGSLIAISCNEIYMSPQAELGDCEPIVPSSEGGYKTVGEKIQTVLRTKFRKFAEKNGYPVLLAEAMVTKEIEVYRIVTEEKPDGFYISGRELKEMTEETKKGIKSRKLIIEEGKLLTMHAKEAYEYQFAKGIVEDRNGLLSLLNVENATPDILETNWSEEMVRFLAKIAPILLGIGLAAIWMEFKSPGFGLPGIIGISCLATVFLSKHLVGLAEAPEIIIFFSGIVLIAVEILLIPGFGIAGIPGIILILIGAILSFQDFTIPRTPYDVDMFVKNIFAVMCSIIGSGITIFLLFRFMPGIPFFNRLVLTTSETAQSGYVIPPQPAGKSSLPGTQGLASTTLHPTGKIEVNNNILDVVTEGEYIEKGQIVEIIEIRGNIIVVKAV from the coding sequence ATGAAAAAGTTTATAAATATTTTACTCTCCTTATTACTTACTCACTTCATATTAACAGTATCAACTCGATCAGAAAATATTACCGCCCCAACGGAAAACAACTCATATGACGATAAGGTATCAATTATACCTCTAAGTGGGACAATTGATGGTGGTATTTACCGTTCTCTGACAAGAAGAGTTGAAATTGCAAAAGAGAATGGCTCAAATCTCATAATTATTGAGATAGACACATTTGGAGGTCAACTGGAACCCGCATTTGAAATATCAGAATATATCAGCAATATCAAGAATACAAAAACAGTAGCATTTATTCCGACAAAGGCAATTTCGGCAGGTTCTCTGATAGCAATTTCATGTAATGAAATATACATGTCTCCTCAGGCGGAATTAGGAGATTGTGAACCAATTGTCCCCTCTTCTGAAGGTGGTTACAAAACTGTCGGTGAAAAAATCCAGACTGTCCTGAGGACAAAGTTCAGAAAATTTGCGGAAAAGAACGGTTATCCTGTTCTGCTTGCGGAAGCAATGGTTACAAAAGAGATAGAAGTCTATCGAATAGTTACAGAAGAAAAACCTGATGGGTTTTATATTTCCGGCAGAGAACTTAAAGAAATGACCGAGGAGACAAAAAAGGGAATCAAGTCCAGAAAGTTGATTATAGAAGAGGGAAAGCTACTCACAATGCATGCAAAAGAGGCATATGAATACCAATTCGCAAAGGGAATTGTGGAAGACCGTAATGGATTATTAAGTTTACTGAATGTAGAAAACGCTACTCCTGATATATTAGAAACAAACTGGTCTGAGGAGATGGTAAGATTCCTGGCAAAAATTGCACCAATCCTGCTTGGTATTGGATTGGCGGCTATATGGATGGAATTCAAGAGCCCCGGTTTTGGATTACCTGGAATCATAGGTATTTCCTGCCTCGCAACAGTCTTCCTGAGCAAACATCTCGTTGGCCTGGCAGAAGCACCTGAAATTATTATATTTTTTTCAGGTATAGTTCTGATAGCTGTTGAAATACTCTTAATACCTGGTTTTGGTATTGCTGGAATTCCAGGAATTATTTTAATACTTATAGGAGCAATTTTATCATTTCAGGATTTTACTATCCCAAGAACACCGTATGACGTCGATATGTTTGTTAAAAATATATTTGCAGTGATGTGTAGTATTATTGGCAGCGGAATTACCATTTTTCTATTATTCAGATTTATGCCGGGTATACCATTTTTTAACCGTTTGGTCTTAACAACTTCTGAGACCGCTCAAAGCGGTTATGTAATCCCGCCCCAACCTGCGGGGAAGAGCAGTTTGCCAGGCACGCAGGGGCTGGCGTCTACCACCTTACACCCTACCGGCAAGATTGAAGTTAACAATAACATACTCGATGTCGTAACAGAGGGAGAGTATATTGAAAAAGGGCAAATCGTTGAAATAATAGAAATCAGAGGAAATATAATAGTTGTAAAGGCTGTATAA
- a CDS encoding sigma-54-dependent Fis family transcriptional regulator produces the protein MDGTTSLRVEDIVRNKNLKETHLHDILEASAIINSKLDLNHVLKQVIVHATRLTNSVAASIILKCDSSDDLVIRYATGPASNAISNVRFPTDKGIAGFCINTGQIVVVFDAKKNPHHFADIDKLSGFNTESVLCVPLCVKGKTIGCVQLLNKCDSTSFNNEDIAVATIMSNFAAVSVSNAKSYDNLQRTNFALKSQLFTTDMVTGKNSKMKKILQSINKLKDTKSNVLILGESGTGKGVIARAIHRQSSRKDNPFVTVNCSVLSPTLLESELFGHEKGAFTGADKLKVGRFEIADSGTVFLDEIGEIDKSIQTKLLRILQEKVFERVGSTKTLTTDIRIIAATNSDLEKAVEQNLFRRDLYYRLKVIVFQLPPLRERREDIPAFAQFFLERYCKELSKSARTFDKNCMSALVSYDYPGNIRELENIVERAVVLAEGDVIHISDLPDEIQYRKKAVFDRKIEAPEKTKSIYEMEKDAIYKTMLECSWNQSMAARLLGLSRDKLRYRIKKYKIEKPAED, from the coding sequence ATGGATGGTACAACTAGCTTAAGGGTTGAAGATATTGTTAGAAACAAAAATCTGAAGGAAACTCATTTACATGATATTCTTGAGGCCAGCGCGATTATTAATTCTAAACTGGATTTGAACCATGTATTGAAACAGGTTATTGTTCACGCTACAAGGCTGACTAATTCCGTTGCGGCATCCATTATACTGAAATGTGATTCCAGCGATGATCTGGTTATTCGTTATGCGACTGGTCCTGCTTCCAATGCGATTTCAAATGTCAGATTTCCTACGGACAAGGGTATTGCCGGATTCTGCATAAATACAGGGCAAATTGTTGTAGTTTTTGATGCCAAGAAGAATCCACACCATTTTGCGGACATTGATAAACTTTCAGGCTTTAATACTGAAAGTGTTTTGTGTGTTCCATTGTGTGTAAAAGGTAAAACAATCGGTTGTGTTCAATTGTTAAATAAGTGTGATAGTACATCGTTTAACAATGAAGATATTGCTGTTGCGACAATAATGAGTAATTTTGCTGCTGTGTCTGTTTCGAATGCTAAGAGCTATGATAACCTGCAGAGAACAAATTTTGCTCTCAAGTCACAGTTATTTACAACAGATATGGTAACTGGTAAGAATAGTAAAATGAAGAAAATTCTACAGTCTATTAATAAACTGAAAGATACAAAAAGTAATGTTTTAATTCTTGGTGAATCAGGCACCGGTAAAGGTGTCATCGCACGCGCTATTCACAGGCAAAGCAGTCGAAAAGATAATCCGTTTGTTACCGTTAATTGCTCAGTCTTATCACCGACACTGTTAGAGAGTGAACTATTTGGACATGAAAAAGGGGCGTTTACCGGCGCGGACAAACTAAAGGTGGGGAGGTTTGAGATTGCAGACAGTGGAACGGTATTCTTAGATGAAATTGGAGAAATTGACAAATCGATACAGACTAAACTTTTAAGAATTTTGCAGGAAAAAGTTTTCGAACGTGTGGGTAGTACTAAAACCCTGACAACAGATATTCGCATAATAGCTGCGACAAACAGCGATTTAGAAAAAGCGGTAGAGCAGAATCTGTTCAGGAGAGATCTCTATTACCGCCTGAAAGTTATCGTTTTCCAACTGCCACCACTAAGAGAACGAAGGGAAGATATACCAGCCTTCGCGCAATTCTTTCTGGAAAGATACTGTAAAGAGTTAAGTAAGTCAGCACGTACGTTTGATAAGAATTGTATGAGTGCTTTGGTTAGTTATGATTATCCGGGTAATATAAGAGAGTTAGAAAATATTGTTGAAAGGGCTGTCGTTTTAGCGGAAGGTGATGTTATTCATATTAGTGATTTGCCGGATGAAATTCAATATAGAAAAAAAGCTGTTTTTGATAGAAAGATTGAAGCTCCTGAAAAAACCAAATCAATTTATGAAATGGAAAAGGATGCGATTTACAAAACAATGCTTGAATGTTCGTGGAACCAGAGTATGGCTGCACGTTTATTAGGGCTTAGTCGTGACAAATTGAGATATCGTATAAAAAAATACAAAATAGAAAAACCTGCTGAAGATTAA
- the rfbC gene encoding dTDP-4-dehydrorhamnose 3,5-epimerase: MKYTIMDLPGVLLLEPKVFNDSRGFFMETFHQKKYADAGIDHVFVQDNYSHSTRGTLRGLHYQLNHPQGKLVYVITGEIYDVAVDIRRGSPGFGKWVGAYLSEKNRRQVFVPEGFAHGFCVVSETADVLYKTTDLYNPDDEYGVVWSDPSIGIDWPVEVPTVSDKDKQYPGLKEAPEIHLPIYQ, translated from the coding sequence ATTAAATATACTATCATGGACCTGCCAGGCGTTTTACTGCTTGAGCCTAAAGTTTTTAATGATTCCCGCGGTTTTTTCATGGAAACCTTCCATCAGAAGAAATATGCTGACGCGGGCATAGACCATGTCTTTGTTCAGGACAATTACTCACACTCAACACGCGGGACACTGAGAGGACTGCACTATCAGTTAAACCACCCACAAGGCAAATTGGTTTATGTTATTACGGGGGAAATATATGATGTTGCTGTTGACATACGTCGCGGATCTCCCGGATTTGGTAAATGGGTAGGAGCATATCTTTCCGAAAAAAACAGACGACAGGTTTTTGTTCCTGAAGGTTTTGCTCATGGCTTCTGCGTCGTCAGTGAAACTGCAGATGTGTTATATAAAACTACTGACCTGTATAACCCGGATGATGAATATGGTGTGGTATGGTCAGACCCCTCAATTGGAATAGACTGGCCTGTAGAAGTTCCGACGGTATCAGATAAAGACAAGCAATATCCAGGATTGAAAGAGGCGCCGGAAATACATCTTCCAATTTACCAGTAA
- the rfbB gene encoding dTDP-glucose 4,6-dehydratase, whose product MYKNLLVTGGSGFIGANFIRYLLEESDFSGRIINVDNLTYAGNPDNLTGTDENFPEKYKFIKADICDKEEVTKIFTEYQIDSVCHFAAESHVDRSIVKPDTFIQTNIVGTFNLLDVARSHIDSIKLFHHVSTDEVFGSLGAEGFFTEETSYKPNSPYASSKASSDHLARAYYKTYNLPITISNCSNNYGPYQFPEKMIPLMILNAIEGESLPVYGDGLHVRDWLYVRDHCTAVWMIMKKGIHGETYNVGGNNELENLKLVKMICEILDDNKKLPDNRPRRELIKFVKDRPGHDRRYAIDFSKLKNTLGWSPEESFESGIKKTIQWYLQNTNWTDRIKSGEYLTWVKEHYGT is encoded by the coding sequence ATGTACAAAAACTTATTAGTTACCGGTGGAAGCGGTTTTATCGGAGCAAATTTTATCCGTTATCTTCTTGAGGAATCTGATTTTTCAGGAAGGATAATTAATGTAGATAATCTGACTTACGCCGGAAATCCTGATAACTTGACCGGGACAGATGAAAACTTTCCTGAAAAATATAAATTTATCAAGGCTGATATATGTGATAAGGAAGAGGTCACAAAAATATTTACAGAGTATCAAATTGATAGTGTTTGCCATTTTGCAGCAGAATCGCATGTCGACAGATCTATTGTCAAGCCTGATACATTTATTCAAACCAACATAGTTGGGACCTTTAATTTGTTAGATGTCGCCAGAAGCCATATTGACAGCATCAAGCTTTTTCACCATGTCAGTACAGATGAGGTATTTGGCAGTCTGGGTGCAGAAGGCTTCTTTACAGAAGAAACATCCTATAAACCAAATAGTCCTTACGCCTCATCCAAGGCATCGTCTGACCATCTTGCAAGGGCATACTATAAGACCTATAACCTGCCCATCACAATATCAAATTGTTCCAATAACTATGGCCCATATCAGTTTCCTGAAAAGATGATCCCACTGATGATCCTTAATGCTATTGAAGGAGAATCACTACCTGTTTATGGAGATGGTTTGCATGTCAGAGACTGGTTATACGTAAGAGATCACTGCACGGCAGTCTGGATGATTATGAAAAAAGGAATTCACGGTGAGACATATAATGTCGGTGGTAATAATGAACTGGAAAATTTGAAACTTGTAAAAATGATTTGCGAAATACTGGATGATAACAAAAAATTACCGGATAATCGCCCACGAAGAGAGTTGATCAAGTTTGTAAAGGACAGGCCCGGTCATGACAGAAGATATGCGATTGATTTCAGCAAATTAAAGAATACACTGGGTTGGTCTCCGGAAGAATCCTTTGAATCAGGTATCAAAAAAACGATCCAATGGTATCTCCAGAATACAAATTGGACAGACAGAATAAAGAGTGGTGAATACTTAACGTGGGTCAAAGAACACTATGGTACTTAG